A region from the Coffea eugenioides isolate CCC68of chromosome 9, Ceug_1.0, whole genome shotgun sequence genome encodes:
- the LOC113783437 gene encoding dynamin-related protein 4C-like, giving the protein MSVLRDGSNVVSEGITKDLVQAVHDQEEMQAIQAPIVSSYNERIRPLLDCIDRLRNLKVTQEGIQLPTIVVVGDQSSGKSSVLESLAGISLPRGQGICTRVPLIMRLQSHPSPEPELSLEFNGRVVPTDEDHIAEAISVATDEIAGRSKGISNVPLTLIVKKNGVPDLTMVDLPGITRVPVHGQPEDIYEQISAIIMEYIKPEESIILNVLSATVDFSTCESIRMSQKVDKMGERTLAVVTKADKSSEGLLEKVTADDVNIGLGYVCVRNRIGDESYEEAQAVEASLFETHPFLSKIHKSMVGIPVLAQKLVQIQATIISKCLPDIVRKINDKLSTSVAELNKLPQQLKSVPEAVTAFMRIISSAKESLRKIFIRGEFDEYPDEKEMHCTARLAEMLSDYYEDLQLISIKVEQKQAFLEEEISILEEAKGISLPNFLPRTAFRTSLQKMVMAISATPAGFVNKFWEYLQGVLVPVLMKHSDNYPQLQPSIRRAAQNLVSKKREQSADWVSQIIEMEKLTDYTCNPEYSATWHDLMRSQDRFMIIMNDCTKSTSLVIDGIGEVEVGHLRNHLVVAQQAFDLKMRMTAYWKIVLRRLVDSMALHLLFSIQNLVNKDMETEMVNELNGTHGGALERMLEESPSIAGKRYRLNGSIKLLRESKEIVAEIMDKIAAYAD; this is encoded by the coding sequence atgagTGTACTAAGAGACGGCTCCAATGTTGTTTCTGAAGGAATCACCAAAGACCTCGTTCAAGCTGTTCATGATCAAGAAGAAATGCAAGCAATCCAAGCCCCCATCGTGTCATCCTACAATGAACGCATTAGGCCATTGCTGGACTGCATAGACAGGCTACGAAACCTTAAAGTCACGCAAGAAGGAATCCAGCTTCCAACAATTGTTGTTGTAGGAGATCAATCTTCAGGTAAGTCCAGCGTTCTAGAGTCCTTGGCTGGAATTAGCTTGCCTAGGGGACAAGGGATATGCACAAGGGTTCCCTTGATTATGAGGCTCCAAAGTCATCCCAGTCCCGAGCCAGAGCTGAGCTTGGAGTTCAACGGAAGAGTTGTTCCAACCGATGAGGACCATATTGCTGAGGCCATCAGCGTTGCAACTGATGAGATTGCTGGCAGAAGCAAGGGAATATCAAATGTTCCCCTGACTTTGATTGTTAAGAAGAATGGGGTCCCTGATCTTACTATGGTGGATTTACCTGGGATTACTAGAGTTCCAGTTCACGGGCAGCCTGAAGACATCTATGAGCAAATATCAGCAATCATTATGGAGTATATTAAACCAGAAGAAAGCATAATACTCAATGTTTTATCAGCTACTGTTGATTTTTCAACTTGTGAATCAATTCGGATGTCCCAAAAAGTCGACAAAATGGGCGAAAGAACTCTGGCAGTTGTCACCAAGGCAGACAAATCCTCTGAAGGCTTGCTCGAGAAGGTAACGGCTGATGATGTGAATATTGGACTTGGATACGTCTGTGTGAGAAATCGAATTGGCGATGAATCATACGAGGAAGCTCAAGCTGTAGAAGCTTCACTTTTTGAAACACATCCGTTTCTGTCCAAGATCCACAAGTCTATGGTTGGCATTCCTGTTTTAGCCCAGAAACTGGTGCAAATTCAGGCaactataatttcaaaatgCTTGCCAGATATTGTGAGAAAGATCAATGACAAGCTAAGTACAAGTGTTGCAGAGCTGAACAAGTTGCCACAACAGTTGAAATCCGTTCCTGAAGCAGTCACTGCTTTTATGCGCATCATTTCTTCAGCCAAAGAGTCCCTGAGGAAAATATTTATCAGAGGGGAATTCGATGAGTATCCAGATGAAAAGGAAATGCATTGTACTGCTAGACTGGCAGAGATGCTGAGCGATTACTATGAGGATTTGCAGTTAATCTCTATCAAAGTTGAACAAAAGCAGGCCTTCTTGGAGGAAGAGATTAGCATCCTGGAGGAAGCTAAAGGTATAAGCTTACCTAATTTCCTTCCTCGCACAGCATTTCGCACTTCACTACAAAAAATGGTCATGGCCATTTCCGCTACACCCGCTGGATTTGTGAACAAGTTTTGGGAGTATTTACAAGGGGTGTTAGTTCCTGTCTTGATGAAGCACTCTGACAACTACCCACAACTTCAACCTTCAATCAGAAGAGCAGCCCAAAATCTTGTTTCCAAAAAAAGGGAGCAGTCAGCTGATTGGGTATCGCAGATCATCGAAATGGAGAAACTCACCGATTATACTTGTAATCCTGAGTATTCTGCAACCTGGCATGATCTGATGAGAAGCCAGGACAGGTTCATGATCATTATGAATGATTGTACGAAATCAACAAGTCTAGTGATTGATGGAATTGGTGAGGTTGAAGTCGGGCATCTGAGAAATCATCTGGTCGTTGCACAACAAGCTTTTGATCTGAAAATGAGGATGACTGCTTATTGGAAGATTGTCCTGAGGAGGTTGGTTGATAGCATGGCTTTGCATTTACTCTTCAGCATCCAAAATCTGGTGAACAAAGACATGGAAACCGAAATGGTGAATGAGTTAAATGGAACTCACGGGGGTGCATTGGAACGGATGCTGGAGGAATCTCCATCTATTGCTGGTAAACGTTACAGATTGAATGGAAGCATCAAGTTGCTGAGGGAGTCTAAAGAGATTGTTGCAGAGATAATGGACAAAATTGCTGCTTATGCTGATTGA